The Chitinimonas arctica region AATGTTTTGTATTAGAGAGGAAATCAAAGTGCGCGGTCGCAAATGCAAACGCTATTGTATCGCTGAAGCCGGGCGGCCCTTATGAGTGGCTCCGCGAAAGATGTCCTGCGCGGCCGGCTTGAGGAGAAGCTGGCGCGCGAATGTGGCGAGACCGTGCTGGCGGCCCTGCGCAATCCGGCGGTGGTGGAAATCATGCTCAACCCGGATGGCCGTGTCTGGCTGGATGTGGCCGGCGAGGGCATGCAATACAGCGGCAGCGAGATGAGCCCGGCAGCGGCGGAAAGCATGCTGACCACCTGCGCCAGCATGCTCAATACCTCGATTACCTACGACAACCCGATCCTGGAAGGCGAGTTCCCGCTGGACGGCTCGCGACTGGAAGGCTTGATCGCGCCTATCGCCCGCACCCCGGTTTTTACCATCCGTAAGAAGGCCACCAAGGTCTTCACCCTGGATGACTACTGTGCCCGCGGCATCATTGGCTCAGTGATGCCGACAGCACCGCAGCTGGACGAACACGCGGCCGAGACGGAGCCCGACTTCGTCAATCCGGTCGAGGCCATCCGCCATGCGGTGGTGAGCCGCAAGAACATCCTGATCGTCGGCGGTACCGGCAGCGGCAAGACCACGCTGGCCAATGCCGTGCTGGCGGAGATCGCCAGCCTGGCCAGCGAGGACCGGCTGGTGGCCATCGAAGACACCGTCGAATTGCAGATCAAGATGCCCAATAGCGTGCTGTTGCGCTCGAACGAACGTATTCCAATGCAAAGACTGCTGCGCGCCACCATGCGCTTGCGGCCCGACCGCATCGTGGTAGGCGAGGTGCGGGGCGGCGAAGCGCTGACCTTGCTCAAGAGCTGGAATACCGGCCACCCGGGCGGCGTTGCCACCATCCATGCCAACTCGGCCCAGGGCGGCTTGCTGCGCCTGATGCAGCTGGTCTACGAAGCGCCCGAAGCCGCCAATCTTTCCGAATCCGCGATCGGCACGATGATCGCCGAGGCGGTGAACATGGTGCTGTTTATCGAACGCAGCCATGACGCCGGTGGCCGCCGGGTCAGCGAGATCGTCAATGTAAATGGTTTCGAGAATGGCATTTTCCGTTGCTGTCCCATCGTAGTCCGTAACGCCGTCGCTGTTTGAATTTCACCTTTCTCTTCAAAGGCCCTCTGCCATGCGTATCCCCGCCCACCGTATTGCCCGGATCTCGATCATTGTCACGATTGTTGCCCTGCCCCTATTCGCCGCTGCCGCTGGACTGCCGTGGGAAGGTCCGCTCAACAAATTGAAGGATTCGCTGACCGGCCCGGTCGCCAAGGCCATCGGCGTGATCGCGCTGGCCGTGGCCGGCGGCATGCTGGCCTTCGGCGGCGAACTGGGCGATTTCACCAAGCGCATCATGATGGTGATCATGGCGCTGTCCGTGATGCTGCTGGCCAACAACTTCATGTCCATGTTCGGCGCCTAAGACCATGGAAGAACCACGCCGTATCGCCATCCACCGTTCCTTGAACCGGCCGCATCTCCTGATGGGCGCTGAGCGCAGCCTGGTGCTGATGGTCGGCGTGATCACGGCCCTGTTGATCTTCTCCGGCAATATTTCGCCGTGGTCGCTGGGCCTGGCCGTGTTGTTCTGGAGCTGTTCGTTCTGGGCCCTGGTCCGCATGGGCAAGGCCGATCCCGAGATGAGCAGGATCTATCAGCGGCATGTCCGCTATCGCTCCTACTACGCCGCGCGGGCCTGTTTGCAGGCGGTGCCACCGGCCACCGCGCCGAAAAATGGATAAGCCATGCTGAACCTCAAGCAATTCCGCGACCGTAGCCAGAGTCTGGCCGACCTGCTGAATTTTGCCCTGATGCCTGAGGACGGCATCCTGCAGAACAAGGACGGCAGCCTGATGGTGGCCTGGTACTTCCGTGGCGAAGACATGGATAGCGCTACCCATGCCGAGCTGGCCTCCATCTCCTCGCGCCTCAATAGCGTGCTGGTGGCGCTCGGTAGCGGCTGGATGCTGAACTGCGATTCCATCCGCCGGCCCGCGACCGTTTATCCCGGCTTCGGCAGCTTTACCGACCGCACCAACTGGCTGATCGACGAAGAGCGGCGGCGCCAGTACGAGTCGGAGGGCTCGCATTTCGAGACCACGTATGCGATGACCTTGTCGTTCCTTCCGTCCCTGCGTACCGCCAACAAATTGATCGACCTGATGTACGACGACGATCAGCGCGATACCTCCGATACCGGCTTTGCCCGTCGCATCATCGAACAGTTCAAGCGCCAGGTGGACGATTTCGAATCGGCGCTGCAAGCGACCTTCCCCATGCGCCGGATGCGCGGCGTGACGCGGCAGGATGTGACCGGCGCCGACTTTATCGACGACGAATTGCTGCAATACCTCGAATATTGCATCAGCGGCGAGCGGCGCCCGGTGCGGCTGCCGTCCATCCCCATGTATCTGGATGCGCTGATCGGTTGCCATACTTTCTACGGCGGCATCGAACCCAAGGTCGGCGAGCGCCATATCAAAGTGGTGGCCATCGACGGCTTTCCGCACGATAGCTACCCGGGCATCCTCCATGTCCTCGATACCCTGGGATACGAATACCGCTGGTCCACCCGCTTTATCTTTCTCGACCCGCAGCAGGCGCGTGGCGTGATGAACAGCGTGCGGCGCCGCTGGCAGCAGAAGCAGCGGGGCCTCAAGGACCAGATGTTCAATACCAGCACCGGTGCGGTCGATCTGGATGCGGTGGAGATGTCGGATGACGTGCAGGCCGCCATCGGCGAGGCCGAGAGCAATATGGTCAAGTTCGGCTACTACACCTCCTGCGTGGTGCTATTGAACGAGAGCCGCGAACTGCTGGCCGAGCAGGCCCGTGAAGTGCGCAAGGCCATCCTGAACCATGGCTTCAGCGCACGCATCGAGGATATCAATGCGGTCGAAGCGTACCTGGGCTCCGTTCCCGGCCATGGCTATGCCAACGTCCGCCGGCCCATCCTGCATACCCTGAACCTGGCTGACCTGCTGCCTATTACCGCGGTATGGGCCGGCCTGGAACACAATCCCTGCCCGTTCTACCCGGAAGACTCGCCGCCGCTCAGCTACGCGGCCACCACCGGTTTCACACCGTTCCGGTTCAGCCTGCACGTCGGCGACGTGGGCCATACGCTGATGGTGGGCAAGACCGGCGGGGGTAAGTCCACCGCCCTGAATTTCTTGCTGGCGCAGCATATGCGCTATCCGAAGGCGCAGGTGTTCGCCTTCGACAAGGGCTACTCGTCCTTTATCCTGACCAAGGCTTGCGGCGGTACCCATTACGACATCGCCGGCGAAGACAGCGACCTGGCCTTTTGTCCTTTGAAGGACATCGATACGGCGGCCGACCAGGGCTGGGCGGCCGAATGGATCGAAGTGATGCTGACCCTGCAGGGCGTCAATGTAACGCCGTCGCTGCGCCAGTCGGTCTACCAGGCCGTCCTGCGGTTGGTCCGCTCGCCCAAACGTACCCTGACCGAGTTTGTAGCCGAACTGCAGGACGAGGAACTGCGCCAGGCGCTATCGCATTACACGCTGGCCGGCCCCATGGGTAGCCTGCTGGATGCCGAG contains the following coding sequences:
- the trbB gene encoding P-type conjugative transfer ATPase TrbB, producing MSGSAKDVLRGRLEEKLARECGETVLAALRNPAVVEIMLNPDGRVWLDVAGEGMQYSGSEMSPAAAESMLTTCASMLNTSITYDNPILEGEFPLDGSRLEGLIAPIARTPVFTIRKKATKVFTLDDYCARGIIGSVMPTAPQLDEHAAETEPDFVNPVEAIRHAVVSRKNILIVGGTGSGKTTLANAVLAEIASLASEDRLVAIEDTVELQIKMPNSVLLRSNERIPMQRLLRATMRLRPDRIVVGEVRGGEALTLLKSWNTGHPGGVATIHANSAQGGLLRLMQLVYEAPEAANLSESAIGTMIAEAVNMVLFIERSHDAGGRRVSEIVNVNGFENGIFRCCPIVVRNAVAV
- a CDS encoding TrbC/VirB2 family protein — protein: MRIPAHRIARISIIVTIVALPLFAAAAGLPWEGPLNKLKDSLTGPVAKAIGVIALAVAGGMLAFGGELGDFTKRIMMVIMALSVMLLANNFMSMFGA
- the trbD gene encoding conjugal transfer protein TrbD encodes the protein MEEPRRIAIHRSLNRPHLLMGAERSLVLMVGVITALLIFSGNISPWSLGLAVLFWSCSFWALVRMGKADPEMSRIYQRHVRYRSYYAARACLQAVPPATAPKNG
- a CDS encoding TraG/VirB4 family ATPase, giving the protein MLNLKQFRDRSQSLADLLNFALMPEDGILQNKDGSLMVAWYFRGEDMDSATHAELASISSRLNSVLVALGSGWMLNCDSIRRPATVYPGFGSFTDRTNWLIDEERRRQYESEGSHFETTYAMTLSFLPSLRTANKLIDLMYDDDQRDTSDTGFARRIIEQFKRQVDDFESALQATFPMRRMRGVTRQDVTGADFIDDELLQYLEYCISGERRPVRLPSIPMYLDALIGCHTFYGGIEPKVGERHIKVVAIDGFPHDSYPGILHVLDTLGYEYRWSTRFIFLDPQQARGVMNSVRRRWQQKQRGLKDQMFNTSTGAVDLDAVEMSDDVQAAIGEAESNMVKFGYYTSCVVLLNESRELLAEQAREVRKAILNHGFSARIEDINAVEAYLGSVPGHGYANVRRPILHTLNLADLLPITAVWAGLEHNPCPFYPEDSPPLSYAATTGFTPFRFSLHVGDVGHTLMVGKTGGGKSTALNFLLAQHMRYPKAQVFAFDKGYSSFILTKACGGTHYDIAGEDSDLAFCPLKDIDTAADQGWAAEWIEVMLTLQGVNVTPSLRQSVYQAVLRLVRSPKRTLTEFVAELQDEELRQALSHYTLAGPMGSLLDAEQDSLGDGSFQVFEMEHLMNLGEKNVVPVLLYLFRQIEKRMDGRPTLVALDECWLMLSHNLFRDKVREWLKTWRKKNAVVFMATQELADVMNSPIRDVVLASCPTKILLPNPEAREPSSRGMYEVIGLNEREIELLAHATVKRHYYYKSPLGRRMFSFGFGPVALSFIGASGQEDIRTAKQLMQQHGDEWPAAWLRLRDLDHWADVWQSPSVSEPTTA